Proteins encoded by one window of Perca fluviatilis chromosome 13, GENO_Pfluv_1.0, whole genome shotgun sequence:
- the si:ch73-30l9.1 gene encoding uncharacterized protein si:ch73-30l9.1, with translation MAEEKIDQDIVKFLGEDKLSAFIPRYGDRVFARNWKELSSSERIEDTEQRKQTLINRLREKMKLPSTTSATATSSFKSKPTLRGNKNAEKKTRKIELGWLNYQNSMYKQVRRPTGGGTREIVVSKDDTVSSILEKGKTLFFPNGTSTKGKLEDFEFMLSVIGSEEPLEGSVTVGSLLEQTNYKILRLYLCTKPKDCSDSELSDETTDMPFSPDTSNTLGPAKYASPSLSSPSLLSPTPGIRPRYGSRPFSWSSPDTTSTLQATPTSQTSGQPLIDLPSDDEVIVFGYDTNMPCELVDGLADTLVYSPLHVKTTVSPDSWPVNSQQESGTNTVFENQIEAVVVAEMEEDIDIVDSEQASSSTSTMAIDFFANPENIVEKQVIVIRKTHCLVDMIEAFTDDCILDANISIRRVLERGEAEAGVGSGVTRDCLTDFWDMFYATKTCGTNYKIPLLYHKFQEKEWTAVARILAFGWQKFQLFPVQLAPPFLTEALSLSCSDNLLEAFFNYISATEKDVLTEAISNFKGADMDELLSILSSHNCCVLPTEENLPSLVEEIAHKEMVQEPAFIIKCWKPILRSIGQSMSTEGLKKILDDLKPKARNITKTIKFPESMSLEEQTTSNHLLRFVRERDEKELGLFLRYCTGSDLFLPKTIKVTFTAEQPQFAMAPLAHTCSCSLELASNYKDYADFQTEFISVLKSGVWVMDLA, from the exons ATGGCAGAGGAAAAG aTCGATCAAGACATTGTAAAGTTCCTTGGAGAAGACAAACTCTCTGCTTTTATTCCTCGATATGGAGATCGTGTCTTTGCCAGAAACTGGAAGGAGTTATCCTCAAGTGAAAGGATAGAGGATACAGAGCAAAGGAAACAAACTTTAATAAATAGACTAAGAGAGAAGATGAAACTTCCATCCACCACCTCAGCCACAGCAACCAGCAGCTTTAAATCTAAGCCTACACTTCGTGGAAATAAGAATGCTGAAAAGAAGACAAGGAAAATCGAACTTGGCTGGTTGAACTACCAAAATTCTATGTACAAACAAGTAAGAAGGCCTACTGGTGGTGGAACAAGAGAGATAGTTGTAAGCAAAGATGATACTGTATCCTCAATTCTTGAAAAAGGGaaaaccctttttttccccaacggTACATCAACAAAAGGCAAATTAGAGGACTTTGAGTTCATGCTTTCTGTCATTGGTTCTGAGGAGCCCCTTGAGGGTAGTGTCACAGTTGGAAGTTTGTTAGAGCAAACTAATTACAAGATCCTCAGACTATACCTCTGTACAAAGCCAAAAGATTGTAGTGATTCTGAGCTTAGTGATGAAACAACAGACATGCCCTTTTCACCTGATACATCCAACACACTTGGGCCAGCTAAATATGCATCTCCATCCTTATCCAGCCCATCACTGCTCTCCCCCACTCCTGGCATAAGACCTCGGTACGGCAGTAGGCCTTTCTCTTGGAGCAGTCCTGATACTACCTCAACACTCCAAGCAACTCCTACTTCTCAAACATCAGGCCAGCCTCTTATAGATCTACCCAGTGATGATGAAGTTATTGTATTTGGATATGACACCAACATGCCTTGTGAACTTGTCGATGGTCTTGCTGACACTCTGGTATACTCACCGCTACACGTCAAGACCACAGTAAGTCCAGATTCCTGGCCAGTTAACAGCCAACAAGAAAGCGGCACAAACACAGTCTTTGAAAATCAAATAGAAGCAGTAGTGGTAGCTGAGATGGAAGAAGATATTGACATTGTGGATTCTGAGCAGGCTTCAAGTTCCACCAGCACAATGGCCATTGATTTCTTTGCAAATCCAGAGAATATAGTTGAGAAGCAAGTCATTGTGATCCGCAAAACACACTGTCTTGTGGACATGATTGAAGCATTTACAGATGACTGCATACTGGATGCTAATATTTCAATCAGGCGTGTGCTTGAACGTGGCGAGGCTGAGGCTGGAGTTGGGAGTGGGGTCACCAGAGACTGCCTCACTGatttctgggatatgttttaTGCAACAAAGACCTGTGGAACCAACTACAAGATCCCACTTTTGTACCACAAATTCCAAGAGAAAGAGTGGACTGCTGTTGCTCGCATCTTGGCCTTTGGATGGCAGAAATTTCAGTTATTTCCAGTCCAACTTGCCCCTCCGTTCCTTACAGAGGCGCTATCTCTCTCCTGCTCAGACAATCTACTGGAGGCTTTCTTCAACTATATCAGCGCAACTGAGAAGGATGTGCTAACTGAGGCAATTAGCAACTTCAAAGGGGCAGATATGGATGAACTCCTTAGCATACTCAGCAGTCACAACTGCTGTGTACTCCCAACTGAAGAAAATCTGCCAAGTCTGGTGGAGGAAATAGCCCACAAAGAGATGGTGCAAGAACCAGCATTTATCATAAAGTGTTGGAAGCCAATTCTCAGGTCTATTGGACAATCCATGAGTACGGAAGGATTGAAGAAGATTCTGGATGATCTCAAACCCAAGGCAAGAAACATTACCAAAACCATTAAGTTCCCAGAATCTATGTCACTGGAAGAACAAACTACCTCAAATCATCTCTTGAGATTTGTAAGAGAAAGAGATGAGAAGGAGCTTGGCCTATTCCTCAGGTACTGCACAGGGTCTGACTTGTTCCTACCTAAGACCATTAAAGTCACATTCACAGCAGAACAGCCACAGTTCGCAATGGCGCCTTTGGCTCACACCTGTAGTTGTTCTTTGGAACTGGCATCTAACTACAAAGACTATGCAGATTTTCAAACAGAATTCATCTCTGTGTTGAAGAGTGGAGTGTGGGTAATGGATTTGGCCTAA